The Syntrophorhabdaceae bacterium genome has a window encoding:
- a CDS encoding peptidyl-prolyl cis-trans isomerase, translating into MSKLYGILLIILSLILPAGLHCEVVDRIIAIVNDDIITLKDVEHYVHVEKQGKYTSVNEYLRNLELKEKIDIFINDLLIKQQARKLKIDISDREIENIIENIKKQNLITETELREQLKKENITYKGFREGIRMNILRSRVLARVISSEVNITENDLKEYYNKHIGEYKEEEYRLKQIFISGQRQDGAQRIMAAYKLLSEGKPFEEVAREFSDDPSAKTDADIGYVKREDLMPQLKNPLALITQGSYTQVIQTPYGFHILKLIEIKKSDTLPFEVVKDAIREKIVFEESEKRYKEYIDKLRKSSYIEVKI; encoded by the coding sequence ATGAGCAAGCTGTACGGAATACTCCTGATTATCCTGTCGCTCATACTGCCGGCAGGCCTCCACTGTGAAGTGGTCGACAGGATAATCGCCATTGTCAACGATGACATCATCACGTTAAAAGACGTTGAACACTATGTCCATGTGGAAAAACAGGGCAAGTATACATCGGTCAATGAATATCTAAGGAACCTGGAACTCAAGGAAAAGATCGACATCTTCATCAACGATCTGCTCATAAAGCAGCAGGCCAGAAAATTGAAGATCGATATCTCTGACAGAGAGATCGAAAACATCATCGAGAATATCAAGAAACAGAATCTCATTACGGAAACAGAGTTGAGAGAACAACTGAAAAAGGAAAATATCACCTACAAAGGCTTCCGGGAAGGGATCAGGATGAATATCCTTCGCAGCAGGGTGCTTGCGCGCGTGATCTCGTCGGAGGTCAATATTACGGAGAATGATTTAAAAGAATATTATAACAAGCACATTGGAGAATACAAAGAAGAAGAATACAGGCTAAAACAGATATTTATATCAGGACAGAGGCAGGACGGCGCGCAGAGGATAATGGCAGCATACAAGCTCCTGAGCGAGGGCAAACCTTTTGAAGAGGTTGCAAGAGAATTCTCCGATGACCCATCGGCAAAAACAGATGCGGACATTGGATATGTAAAAAGGGAAGATCTCATGCCCCAATTGAAAAATCCGCTCGCGCTGATCACACAGGGATCATATACCCAGGTAATACAAACGCCTTATGGCTTCCATATTCTTAAACTTATAGAGATAAAAAAATCAGACACACTGCCCTTCGAGGTTGTAAAAGATGCGATCCGGGAAAAGATCGTTTTCGAGGAATCAGAAAAGAGATATAAAGAATACATCGACAAACTGAGAAAGTCATCATACATCGAGGTTAAGATCTGA
- the pdxA gene encoding 4-hydroxythreonine-4-phosphate dehydrogenase PdxA — MKRIVVTMGDPAGIGGEIIVKSLPHICKRSIPVVIGDLQVIYQTQQALFRKSAPGFKPFRKGSPGDAEFIDLGIINTVNPGVTGPKSGEASFRYIIEGLKLLFSGEASAIVTCPINKKSIHSAGIEFTGHTELLAHYGGVTEYVMMMANRTMKVSLVTIHIPLKDVAGSITADKVLKTITITYSSLQRYFGIQKPYIKVCGLNPHAGEQGIIGKEEDTIDKAIGLARAAGIHTDGPFPADTLFHRRDCNAYVAMYHDQGLIPVKTLDFSRTVNITLGLPFIRTSPGHGTGLDIAGKGIADPTGLIEAYRVAEHMSSKTS; from the coding sequence ATGAAGAGGATAGTTGTGACCATGGGCGACCCCGCAGGCATAGGCGGGGAGATCATCGTTAAATCTTTACCCCATATCTGCAAGCGAAGCATACCTGTTGTTATCGGCGATCTTCAGGTAATATATCAGACGCAGCAAGCCCTTTTTCGCAAAAGTGCGCCCGGTTTTAAGCCATTCAGAAAGGGTTCGCCCGGGGACGCGGAATTCATTGATCTCGGGATCATCAATACTGTCAATCCTGGCGTAACGGGTCCGAAATCCGGTGAGGCATCTTTCAGGTACATTATAGAAGGACTGAAGCTTCTCTTTTCAGGAGAGGCTTCGGCGATCGTAACCTGCCCTATCAACAAAAAATCAATACATTCAGCCGGGATAGAGTTTACGGGGCATACGGAACTCCTGGCTCATTACGGAGGGGTTACGGAGTATGTGATGATGATGGCGAACAGGACAATGAAGGTATCCCTCGTAACCATCCATATCCCCCTGAAAGATGTTGCCGGATCGATCACTGCGGACAAGGTCTTAAAAACCATAACGATCACATACAGTTCTCTGCAAAGATATTTTGGGATTCAAAAACCATACATCAAGGTCTGTGGGCTTAACCCGCATGCCGGGGAACAGGGCATCATAGGGAAGGAAGAAGACACAATCGATAAGGCGATCGGTCTTGCAAGGGCAGCGGGTATTCATACAGACGGGCCCTTCCCTGCCGATACTCTCTTCCACAGAAGGGACTGCAACGCCTACGTCGCCATGTATCACGATCAGGGGTTGATCCCTGTTAAGACGCTCGATTTTTCGAGGACGGTCAATATTACCCTCGGGCTTCCATTTATACGGACCTCTCCGGGTCACGGCACAGGACTCGATATTGCCGGCAAGGGCATCGCCGACCCAACCGGTCTGATAGAGGCCTACAGGGTTGCAGAGCATATGTCTTCAAAAACTTCTTGA